A window from Staphylococcus succinus encodes these proteins:
- a CDS encoding YdcF family protein, with product MNIGYHTLPLYLIVAMVIGCLLLHFKHKHLFQERQSVLFIKRLYMIIFKVIIFMVACAYISLIPNAINIIFLWLSAIALSALYTFLCFISTSSRYLNTNHIKHFDIIFVLGAGIFSEQVTPMLANRLDQALTLFRQHPNAHFIVSGGKGNDEPISEALAMRRYLEAQGVDSSRILMEDQSTSTYENIKYTKALIARTYDITPNIVCITSQFHIMRALRFGQKLNLKLNGVGSTTPYHFFEIALIRDFLALMYQYKLLLTIYFASLFLICALTLWYIPRF from the coding sequence TTGAATATCGGATATCACACATTACCACTCTATTTAATCGTTGCCATGGTTATAGGTTGTTTATTACTTCACTTTAAACATAAGCACTTATTCCAAGAACGTCAAAGTGTACTATTTATAAAACGTTTATATATGATTATTTTTAAAGTTATTATCTTTATGGTGGCATGTGCTTATATTTCCTTGATTCCAAATGCTATCAACATCATATTTTTATGGCTATCTGCTATAGCTTTAAGTGCACTTTATACTTTTCTGTGCTTTATATCTACTTCTTCACGTTATCTAAATACCAATCATATCAAACACTTTGACATAATTTTCGTCTTGGGAGCAGGTATATTTAGTGAACAAGTCACACCTATGTTGGCCAATCGTCTTGATCAAGCATTAACACTCTTCCGCCAACACCCTAATGCACATTTTATTGTGAGTGGAGGCAAAGGTAATGATGAACCTATTTCAGAAGCGTTAGCTATGCGTCGTTATTTAGAAGCACAAGGCGTTGACTCATCACGTATATTAATGGAAGACCAATCTACCAGTACCTATGAAAATATTAAATATACAAAAGCACTTATAGCGCGCACCTATGATATTACACCAAACATCGTCTGTATAACTAGCCAATTTCATATTATGCGTGCCTTGCGATTCGGACAAAAATTAAACCTTAAATTAAATGGTGTCGGCAGTACTACGCCTTATCATTTTTTTGAAATTGCATTGATTCGTGATTTTTTAGCCTTAATGTATCAATATAAACTTTTATTGACCATATATTTTGCCTCATTATTTTTAATCTGTGCACTCACATTATGGTATATACCGAGATTTTAA
- a CDS encoding MarR family winged helix-turn-helix transcriptional regulator — translation MREFINDVNTLLAKLLKELREVYNISKEQANVILMLEKEKAMTLTEITERQGVNKAAVSRRIKKLIQAELVQWDKSEESADQRLKYIKLTEKGKQFNRESKSIISNIVSDILHDLSEDEIEQARSVLEVIDQRLKNFNVGGHL, via the coding sequence ATGAGAGAATTTATCAATGATGTTAATACATTGTTAGCTAAATTATTAAAAGAATTACGCGAGGTTTATAATATATCAAAAGAGCAAGCGAACGTTATATTAATGTTAGAAAAAGAAAAGGCAATGACTTTAACAGAAATTACTGAGAGACAAGGCGTGAATAAAGCTGCTGTCAGTAGAAGGATTAAAAAATTAATTCAAGCAGAATTAGTTCAGTGGGATAAGTCTGAAGAAAGTGCAGATCAACGCTTAAAGTATATAAAATTGACTGAAAAAGGAAAACAGTTTAACCGTGAAAGTAAGTCTATAATAAGTAACATCGTAAGTGATATTCTACATGATTTATCCGAAGATGAAATTGAACAAGCTCGTTCCGTATTAGAGGTTATAGACCAACGTTTGAAGAATTTTAATGTTGGAGGCCATTTGTAA
- a CDS encoding TcaA NTF2-like domain-containing protein, producing MQKCPKCGGNMRNGQKLCRHCGYQVSQNDSEKMTRASKEGNKTTNISARKIIPWGIAFFIIILLIIIFFLLKNFNSPEAQSEILINAVDNNDTQKLATLLSTQDNSVDENEAKAYTKYIKKEVGMKNFVNDVNSQIKQLNKSENKEANFVTAKNGEKVLRISKNGRRYFLFNNMNFTAPTKEAIVKPKYDTKYKFKADDKEKTVIADKNKATSLGHFIPGSYILEAKKEMANGQFNGELKFNFNDSNNETIEVNEDFNEAHVLIDLSGASEIDKRTLKIKINDKMFDYEKAKEIGPYPKTKELTISAEGQAKKKTFKSSETIVKTDNLKDQTHVTLNFDSDEIKTYVEKKEKEENSFRNKVTNFFGKYTSALNNAYSQSDFKVISSYLKKDTESYKETKNNVTSQTLTYFQQPQITEIVKQGKTFYVTAQTIKSDGQYGKVDYQLEGNDNASNLKVVKYSE from the coding sequence ATGCAAAAGTGTCCTAAGTGTGGGGGAAACATGAGAAATGGACAGAAATTATGTCGTCATTGTGGGTATCAGGTTAGTCAAAATGACTCTGAAAAAATGACACGAGCATCTAAAGAAGGTAATAAAACCACAAACATTAGTGCACGTAAAATTATTCCTTGGGGAATTGCATTCTTTATCATTATACTACTCATTATTATTTTCTTTTTATTGAAAAATTTCAATTCACCTGAAGCACAATCTGAAATCTTAATAAATGCAGTAGATAACAATGATACACAGAAGCTTGCCACGCTATTAAGCACACAAGACAATAGTGTAGATGAAAATGAGGCTAAGGCTTATACTAAATATATTAAAAAAGAAGTTGGCATGAAAAACTTTGTGAATGATGTAAATAGTCAAATTAAACAATTAAATAAGAGTGAGAATAAAGAAGCGAATTTTGTCACAGCTAAAAATGGGGAAAAAGTATTGCGCATCAGTAAAAATGGGAGACGTTATTTCTTATTTAATAACATGAATTTTACTGCACCAACAAAAGAGGCAATTGTAAAGCCCAAGTACGATACAAAGTATAAATTTAAAGCTGATGATAAAGAAAAAACAGTTATTGCAGATAAAAATAAAGCAACGTCCTTAGGTCATTTTATTCCAGGTAGTTACATACTTGAAGCAAAGAAAGAAATGGCTAATGGCCAGTTTAATGGTGAACTTAAGTTTAACTTTAATGATAGTAATAATGAAACAATAGAAGTTAATGAAGATTTTAATGAAGCTCATGTCTTGATAGATTTAAGTGGTGCGAGTGAAATAGATAAACGTACGCTTAAAATTAAAATAAATGATAAAATGTTTGATTATGAAAAGGCTAAAGAAATTGGACCATATCCAAAAACAAAAGAATTAACGATTTCTGCAGAAGGCCAAGCGAAGAAAAAAACATTTAAATCAAGTGAAACTATAGTTAAAACGGATAATCTTAAAGATCAAACGCATGTCACTTTGAATTTTGATAGTGATGAGATTAAAACGTATGTCGAAAAAAAGGAAAAAGAAGAAAATAGCTTTAGAAATAAAGTGACTAATTTTTTCGGGAAATATACTTCGGCGCTGAATAATGCATATAGTCAAAGTGATTTTAAAGTAATTTCTTCTTATTTAAAGAAAGATACGGAAAGCTACAAAGAAACTAAAAATAACGTAACGTCACAAACTTTAACATATTTCCAACAACCGCAAATTACTGAAATTGTAAAGCAAGGTAAAACGTTTTATGTTACTGCACAAACGATTAAATCGGATGGCCAATATGGTAAAGTGGACTACCAATTAGAGGGCAATGATAATGCAAGTAATTTAAAAGTAGTGAAATACTCAGAATAA
- a CDS encoding multidrug effflux MFS transporter has protein sequence MTNNQEQHKQSLLFIIILGALTAIGALSIDMFLPGLPQIQSDFSTTTSNTQLTLSLFMIGLALGNLFVGPISDGIGRKKPLAIAMLLFTLASIGIIFVDNIWLMIALRFVQGFCGGAAAVISRAISSDLYSGKQLTKFLALLMLVNGVAPVLAPALGGIILTFSTWRMVFVILTIFGLLMLCGSIFKVKESLSTDHRDSPHLGRIFKGFKQLLITPRFVLPMLIQGVTFIMLFSYISASPFITQNIYGMTAQQFSYMFAAIGISLIFSSQLTGKLVDYIDRQVLLRILTMIQLLGVVLVVLTLLSHLSIWLLFISFIILVAPVTGVATLGFSIAMEERTGGNGSASSLLGLVQSLLGGLVSPLVGMMGEESYMPYITIIIIAGILLISLQTLNYFVFRHVPRQT, from the coding sequence ATGACTAACAATCAAGAACAACATAAGCAGTCATTACTGTTTATTATTATATTAGGAGCGCTGACTGCTATAGGAGCATTATCTATCGATATGTTCTTACCTGGCTTGCCCCAAATACAGTCGGATTTTAGCACGACAACTTCAAATACACAACTGACACTTTCTTTATTTATGATTGGTTTAGCGTTAGGTAACTTATTCGTTGGACCAATATCTGATGGAATCGGACGTAAAAAACCATTAGCAATAGCAATGTTATTATTTACGTTAGCTAGTATTGGTATTATATTTGTAGACAATATTTGGTTGATGATTGCGCTTCGTTTTGTGCAAGGATTCTGCGGAGGTGCAGCTGCTGTAATCTCAAGAGCAATCTCAAGTGATTTATATAGTGGAAAGCAATTAACTAAATTTTTGGCATTACTCATGTTGGTAAATGGTGTTGCCCCAGTCCTTGCGCCAGCTTTGGGCGGAATCATTTTAACTTTTTCAACATGGCGTATGGTTTTTGTCATACTAACAATATTTGGATTGTTAATGCTGTGTGGTTCTATATTTAAGGTTAAAGAATCACTATCAACTGATCATCGCGACAGTCCACATCTTGGTAGAATTTTTAAAGGTTTCAAACAATTATTAATTACACCTCGATTTGTATTGCCAATGTTAATACAGGGTGTAACATTTATTATGTTGTTTAGTTATATCTCGGCTTCTCCTTTTATTACACAAAATATATATGGAATGACTGCACAACAATTTAGTTACATGTTTGCAGCTATTGGCATTAGTCTTATATTTTCGAGTCAACTGACAGGGAAGTTAGTGGATTATATTGATAGGCAAGTATTGTTACGGATATTAACGATGATTCAATTGCTAGGTGTTGTTTTGGTCGTGTTGACTTTATTATCACATTTATCGATTTGGTTGTTATTTATAAGTTTTATTATTCTTGTAGCACCTGTGACAGGTGTGGCTACCTTAGGGTTTTCAATTGCTATGGAAGAACGCACAGGTGGCAATGGAAGTGCTTCTAGTTTATTAGGATTAGTTCAATCTTTGTTAGGTGGACTTGTTTCCCCGCTTGTAGGTATGATGGGGGAAGAAAGCTATATGCCTTATATTACAATCATTATTATTGCTGGTATTTTATTAATTAGTTTACAAACATTGAATTATTTTGTATTTAGACACGTGCCTCGACAAACATAA
- a CDS encoding TetR/AcrR family transcriptional regulator: MKQNAKNKIIKNMIILLEEQPFENITIKMICAYSGINRTTFYDYFLDKYDLLSTIQKHHLQKYTHLLNALYFSYDKSEINHYKLYKFFKVILSYISRHYGFFHAILVAHPNRDLFSEYIQTTKETYTKMLEDYTTVLNKKQVVIYAVGGQIGLVYYWIREGCPESEDELAQILLSNTIKMRR; the protein is encoded by the coding sequence ATGAAACAGAATGCCAAAAATAAAATTATCAAAAATATGATTATCCTCTTAGAAGAGCAACCTTTTGAAAATATTACTATTAAAATGATTTGTGCCTATAGTGGTATTAACAGAACTACATTTTATGATTACTTTTTAGATAAATATGATCTGCTGTCTACAATTCAAAAACATCATTTACAGAAATATACCCATTTATTAAATGCTTTATACTTTAGCTATGATAAGTCAGAAATCAATCACTATAAACTATATAAATTCTTCAAAGTTATACTATCTTATATTAGTCGTCATTATGGTTTCTTTCATGCCATTTTAGTCGCTCATCCAAATCGAGATTTATTCTCTGAATACATTCAAACTACCAAAGAAACTTATACAAAAATGTTAGAAGACTATACGACTGTATTAAATAAGAAGCAAGTCGTCATTTATGCTGTGGGTGGACAAATCGGTCTTGTCTATTATTGGATTCGCGAAGGTTGTCCTGAATCTGAAGATGAATTGGCACAAATTTTACTATCTAATACGATTAAAATGAGACGCTAG
- a CDS encoding HlyD family secretion protein translates to MKKMVLVNVITIVVLVIIGVVGFHFYNQATGYVSTDNAKVDGEQIKVSAPASGEIKSFDVKNNDKLSKGDTVAKIAAKGEDGQSQNMDVKMPQKGTIVKTDGIEGSMAQAGTPIAYAYNLDDTYITANVDEKDIADVEEGKDVNVKLDGEKAELKGKVEEVGKATAASFSMMPSSNSDGNYTKVSQVVPVKISLDSKPSKNVVPGMNAEVKIHKN, encoded by the coding sequence ATGAAGAAAATGGTATTAGTAAATGTCATTACCATTGTAGTACTTGTAATTATAGGAGTAGTTGGTTTCCACTTTTATAATCAAGCTACAGGATATGTAAGTACTGACAATGCTAAAGTTGATGGAGAGCAAATTAAGGTTTCTGCACCCGCATCTGGAGAAATAAAATCTTTCGACGTTAAAAACAATGACAAATTAAGTAAAGGCGACACAGTTGCAAAAATCGCAGCTAAAGGTGAAGATGGCCAGTCACAAAATATGGATGTTAAAATGCCACAAAAAGGTACAATCGTTAAAACTGACGGTATAGAGGGTTCAATGGCTCAAGCTGGGACTCCAATTGCTTATGCTTATAATTTAGATGATACTTATATTACTGCAAATGTTGATGAAAAAGATATTGCAGATGTTGAAGAAGGTAAAGATGTAAATGTAAAACTTGACGGTGAAAAAGCCGAACTTAAAGGTAAAGTAGAAGAAGTTGGTAAAGCAACAGCTGCAAGCTTCTCAATGATGCCTTCATCAAATAGTGATGGTAATTATACTAAAGTATCTCAAGTTGTACCTGTGAAAATTTCACTTGATTCAAAACCATCTAAAAACGTTGTTCCAGGAATGAACGCTGAAGTTAAAATTCACAAAAATTAA
- a CDS encoding DHA2 family efflux MFS transporter permease subunit yields the protein MTMTFIIIYVVIALILVGLINVIFTKSRKKQANRQMEQTKHKNNASNEDYQSKFKVKDRADSTESTEASVTKSKMNDDEEEVSELQQSGDEAFETDVNDDQRPTDVDHESINPDSEEAIVNEKLKQKHSSFMFGKGTSQGKVLIAMIFGMFIAILNQTLLNVALPRINTDFNISANTGQWLMTGFMLVNGILIPISAYLFNKYSYRKLFLVAMTLFTLGSLVCGLSGSFTMMMAGRVLQAIGAGVLMPLGTNVFMTIFPPEKRGAAMGTLGIAMILAPAIGPTLSGYIVENYHWNVMFYGMFIIGLVSLAIAYIWFRVYQVTTNPKADVPGIIFSTIGFGALLYGFSEAGNNTWSSPIVVISLILGVIFIAAFVIRELTMRVPMLSMEVLKYSGFTLTTVINMIVTMSLFGGMILLPLYLQNLRGFSPIQSGLLLLPGALIMGLMGPIAGKLLDTIGIKPLALVGTGIMTYATWELTKLNMNTTYGHLMMIYIVRSFGMSFIMMPIMTAGMNSLPPRLISHGNALSNTLRQLAGSIGTALLVTVMSTQTTEHVATYTQDLDKTNPFLKDRLQEMGQAMGGDQMATQQVLEFVQKLASINGVNSAFLIATGLSALAFILSLFLKGKSHYMSKEN from the coding sequence ATGACAATGACCTTCATTATTATTTACGTAGTCATAGCGCTCATTCTTGTCGGTTTGATTAATGTAATTTTCACTAAAAGTCGAAAAAAACAAGCTAATCGACAAATGGAACAAACAAAGCATAAAAATAATGCGTCTAACGAAGATTATCAATCTAAATTTAAAGTTAAAGACCGTGCAGATTCTACAGAATCAACTGAGGCGTCAGTAACAAAAAGCAAGATGAATGACGATGAAGAAGAAGTATCTGAATTACAACAATCTGGTGATGAAGCATTCGAGACAGATGTGAATGATGATCAACGACCTACAGATGTTGATCATGAAAGTATCAATCCAGACTCAGAAGAAGCTATCGTTAATGAAAAGCTTAAACAAAAACATAGTTCATTTATGTTTGGAAAAGGGACATCACAAGGTAAAGTTTTAATTGCGATGATTTTCGGGATGTTTATTGCAATTTTAAACCAAACTTTACTTAATGTAGCCTTGCCTAGAATAAATACGGATTTCAATATCTCTGCCAATACAGGTCAGTGGCTTATGACAGGGTTTATGTTAGTGAACGGAATCTTGATTCCTATCAGTGCGTATTTATTTAATAAATATTCTTACCGTAAACTATTTTTAGTTGCAATGACATTGTTTACACTAGGATCGCTAGTCTGTGGTTTATCAGGTTCATTTACAATGATGATGGCAGGTCGTGTATTACAAGCGATTGGTGCAGGTGTATTAATGCCATTAGGGACTAACGTATTCATGACAATCTTCCCACCAGAAAAACGTGGGGCAGCAATGGGTACTTTAGGTATTGCGATGATATTAGCGCCAGCAATTGGACCAACATTATCAGGTTATATCGTTGAGAACTATCATTGGAACGTAATGTTTTATGGTATGTTTATCATCGGTTTAGTGTCATTAGCAATTGCATATATTTGGTTTAGAGTTTATCAAGTTACAACAAATCCAAAAGCGGATGTACCAGGTATTATATTTAGTACAATAGGTTTTGGAGCCTTGTTATATGGCTTTAGTGAGGCCGGTAATAATACTTGGAGCTCACCAATTGTTGTGATTTCACTCATATTAGGTGTTATTTTTATCGCAGCATTTGTTATTCGTGAATTGACAATGCGTGTACCGATGTTAAGTATGGAAGTACTGAAATATTCAGGATTCACCTTAACAACAGTCATTAATATGATTGTTACAATGAGTTTGTTTGGTGGTATGATTCTTTTACCACTATACTTACAAAACTTAAGAGGATTCTCACCAATTCAATCAGGTTTACTCTTACTGCCAGGCGCATTAATTATGGGATTAATGGGTCCAATAGCGGGTAAATTATTAGATACAATTGGTATTAAACCATTGGCACTCGTAGGTACAGGTATTATGACTTATGCCACTTGGGAATTGACTAAACTAAATATGAATACGACATATGGTCATTTAATGATGATTTATATTGTACGTTCATTCGGTATGAGTTTTATCATGATGCCTATTATGACGGCTGGTATGAATTCATTACCACCACGTTTAATTTCACATGGTAATGCTTTATCCAATACACTAAGACAATTGGCTGGTTCTATTGGTACTGCCTTGTTAGTTACAGTAATGTCTACGCAAACAACAGAACATGTAGCAACATATACACAAGATCTTGATAAAACGAATCCGTTCTTAAAAGATCGTTTACAAGAAATGGGACAAGCAATGGGTGGAGATCAAATGGCTACACAACAAGTGCTTGAATTTGTTCAAAAACTCGCTTCGATTAATGGTGTGAATAGTGCATTCTTAATCGCAACAGGATTAAGTGCACTTGCATTTATTTTAAGTTTATTCTTAAAAGGCAAATCACATTATATGTCAAAAGAAAATTAA
- a CDS encoding alpha/beta hydrolase fold domain-containing protein, translating into MKSGLTTKFINKYLLPHRSITFKDNQDFEKFLDLRLKLNKEKHKQPETLNVKSDLDKQFIGDIQLFRFRFRHSQKQKILYIHGGYNILQPSAFHWRFMDKLALSTLYEVVMPIYPKAPQYHINDTFQAIRDVYQQLLSEVSHKDIVVMGDGTGGALALSFVQQLKIENQPLPNKLYLFSPLLDANLNNESITPELEKKDVIINRDGVQKIMNYWADGLLLNDAKVSPIYGELSNLPPLYLFGGEREVYLPDMYKLANMMTAQQQPIHLYEYKRMVNAFPLLPIRESHKVVKHIVETLNT; encoded by the coding sequence ATGAAATCAGGATTGACAACTAAATTTATTAATAAGTATTTATTACCTCATAGATCTATAACGTTTAAAGACAATCAAGACTTTGAAAAATTTTTAGATTTACGATTGAAATTAAATAAAGAAAAACACAAGCAACCAGAAACCTTAAATGTTAAGTCAGATTTAGATAAACAGTTTATTGGTGATATACAACTTTTTAGATTTAGATTTAGACATAGCCAAAAGCAAAAAATACTTTATATCCACGGAGGATATAATATTTTACAGCCTTCTGCATTTCATTGGAGGTTCATGGATAAATTGGCATTAAGTACGTTATATGAAGTTGTTATGCCAATATATCCTAAAGCACCACAATATCATATAAATGATACTTTCCAAGCGATTCGAGATGTGTATCAACAGTTGCTCTCAGAAGTTAGTCATAAAGATATTGTAGTTATGGGTGATGGTACGGGAGGCGCACTAGCTTTAAGCTTCGTACAGCAATTAAAAATTGAGAATCAACCATTGCCAAACAAACTTTATTTATTTTCTCCATTGTTAGACGCTAACTTAAATAATGAGTCAATAACGCCAGAATTAGAGAAAAAAGATGTCATTATTAATAGAGATGGTGTGCAAAAAATCATGAATTATTGGGCAGATGGTTTATTACTAAATGATGCTAAAGTTTCGCCTATTTATGGGGAGTTAAGCAATCTACCACCGTTATATTTGTTTGGTGGTGAAAGAGAGGTTTATTTACCTGATATGTACAAGTTAGCGAATATGATGACTGCACAACAACAACCTATACATCTCTATGAATATAAGAGAATGGTGAACGCATTTCCATTATTACCAATAAGAGAGTCACATAAGGTCGTGAAACATATAGTCGAGACGCTTAATACGTAA
- a CDS encoding thioesterase family protein, producing the protein METPFTMYQHVTNDMIDHNGHVHDANYNIIFSEAINQFNYHHGLSLKDRTLLNYTLFTVEEHTSYLSELVEGDQFKVTIYLYNYDEKRVHFFSIMTQENGTTVATNEVMMLGIDSVIKKTAPFPQQYAHQIKQYYCQQPHIVWPKQLGHRINIPN; encoded by the coding sequence ATGGAAACACCTTTTACAATGTATCAACACGTCACTAACGATATGATTGATCATAATGGCCATGTACATGATGCCAATTATAACATCATATTTAGTGAAGCTATTAATCAATTTAATTATCATCATGGCTTGTCTTTAAAAGATCGCACACTATTGAACTATACGCTTTTTACAGTAGAAGAACATACATCTTATCTTTCTGAATTAGTTGAAGGTGATCAATTTAAGGTGACAATTTATTTATACAATTATGATGAAAAAAGAGTGCATTTCTTTTCCATTATGACCCAAGAAAATGGTACAACTGTAGCTACCAATGAAGTAATGATGCTAGGTATAGATAGCGTAATAAAAAAAACCGCTCCCTTTCCACAGCAATATGCACATCAAATCAAGCAATACTATTGTCAGCAACCGCATATAGTTTGGCCAAAACAACTTGGTCACCGAATCAACATACCAAATTAA
- the corA gene encoding magnesium/cobalt transporter CorA produces the protein MSVTIKYQTADISLKEVSHFDEIPQSATFIWCDFNEPTESEDTLLKSYFNFNKLEIDDTVNGTPRAKYKAYDSYQYLVFHSIDNKYEGIKALNLFIKDDMLVTYHHKPFDILDTVNTSISNHFQNDLDASDVVLYILDKFVDEYFEPIYAIEDKVYEFEDRHVNDNSSQTVMDNVFKIRSNIIKIKRLIYPMRELVDNIKENSLLLVDDKNHMYIQHIDDHMIKQVNILKMSQEMTNEIRDNYASYTSFKMNNIMQILTLVSVVFLPLTLITGIYGMNFAHMPELKWHYGYYIVLTIMLLISLVCIVYFKRKKWF, from the coding sequence ATGAGTGTCACAATAAAATATCAGACTGCTGATATCTCGTTAAAGGAGGTTTCACACTTTGATGAGATTCCACAATCCGCAACATTTATATGGTGCGACTTTAATGAGCCAACTGAATCAGAAGATACGCTACTAAAATCATACTTTAACTTTAATAAATTAGAAATCGATGATACAGTGAATGGAACGCCACGAGCTAAGTATAAAGCTTATGATTCATATCAATACCTTGTATTTCATAGTATTGATAATAAATATGAGGGGATTAAGGCACTCAATTTATTTATTAAAGATGACATGCTGGTTACCTATCATCACAAGCCGTTTGATATATTGGATACGGTAAATACTTCGATTTCTAATCATTTTCAAAATGACTTAGATGCATCTGATGTTGTTTTATATATATTAGATAAATTCGTTGATGAATACTTTGAACCGATTTATGCTATTGAAGATAAAGTATATGAGTTTGAAGATAGACATGTTAATGATAACTCAAGTCAAACAGTTATGGACAATGTGTTTAAAATACGTTCTAATATTATAAAAATAAAGCGTTTGATTTATCCAATGCGTGAATTAGTAGATAATATAAAAGAAAACAGTCTTTTACTTGTAGATGATAAAAATCATATGTATATTCAACATATAGATGACCATATGATTAAACAGGTAAACATATTGAAAATGTCACAAGAAATGACGAATGAAATTAGGGATAATTATGCTTCCTATACATCGTTTAAAATGAATAATATTATGCAGATACTCACACTCGTATCGGTCGTATTTCTACCTTTAACATTAATTACGGGTATTTATGGGATGAATTTTGCGCATATGCCAGAACTCAAATGGCATTATGGTTATTATATAGTACTCACGATAATGTTGTTGATTAGTCTAGTTTGTATTGTTTATTTTAAACGGAAGAAATGGTTTTAA
- the fni gene encoding type 2 isopentenyl-diphosphate Delta-isomerase, whose protein sequence is MSDLKREQRKNEHVEIAMAQSDSTISDFDEIRFVHHSIPNIDVENINLQSQLKDFTLEHPLYINAMTGGSEWTKQINEKLGVIARETGMAMAVGSTHAALRNSKMASSFTVVREMNPQGIIFSNVGADVPVDKAKESVQLLDAQALQVHVNAPQELVMPEGNRTFSTWMDNLSQIVAHVDVPVIVKEVGFGMSKETIKQLNEIGVRYVDVSGRGGTNFVDIENERRAYKDMDYLGLWGQTTVESMLESTGAQQDMDILASGGVRTPLDAVKCLALGASAVGMSRPFLNQVENNGITATLEYVEQFSDHMKKIMTMLNAKDIEDLRHAQMIFSPKLQSWIEQRNLNI, encoded by the coding sequence ATGAGCGATTTAAAAAGGGAACAAAGAAAAAATGAACACGTAGAAATTGCAATGGCACAAAGTGATTCTACAATTTCAGACTTTGATGAAATTAGGTTTGTACATCACTCTATTCCTAATATTGATGTGGAGAATATTAATTTACAAAGCCAGTTGAAAGACTTTACGCTTGAGCATCCGTTGTATATTAATGCGATGACTGGTGGGAGTGAATGGACCAAGCAAATAAATGAAAAACTAGGGGTTATTGCTAGAGAAACCGGAATGGCAATGGCTGTAGGTTCTACGCATGCAGCATTACGTAATAGTAAAATGGCTTCTTCTTTTACTGTAGTGAGAGAGATGAATCCACAAGGGATTATTTTCAGTAATGTTGGTGCAGATGTACCTGTAGATAAAGCAAAAGAATCAGTACAACTACTGGATGCGCAAGCACTCCAAGTCCACGTAAATGCACCACAAGAGCTTGTGATGCCAGAAGGAAATAGAACGTTTTCCACTTGGATGGACAATTTATCTCAAATTGTAGCACACGTAGATGTACCTGTTATCGTTAAAGAAGTTGGTTTCGGAATGAGTAAGGAAACTATTAAACAATTAAATGAAATAGGCGTGCGTTATGTTGATGTCAGTGGACGCGGAGGAACGAATTTCGTTGATATAGAAAATGAAAGACGTGCTTATAAAGATATGGATTATCTTGGTTTATGGGGACAAACTACAGTTGAGTCTATGTTAGAAAGTACAGGCGCACAACAAGACATGGATATACTTGCAAGCGGTGGCGTACGTACACCATTAGACGCAGTGAAGTGTCTGGCTTTAGGTGCAAGTGCAGTTGGAATGTCACGTCCATTTTTAAATCAAGTTGAAAATAATGGTATTACAGCTACGTTAGAATATGTTGAACAATTTTCTGATCATATGAAGAAAATTATGACAATGCTTAATGCTAAAGACATAGAAGATTTAAGACATGCGCAAATGATTTTCAGTCCTAAACTTCAATCATGGATTGAACAGAGAAATTTAAATATTTAA